GTGGTCGATGCCCACCGAGGCGCCGCGGTCGCCGGTCCAGCGGGTCCAGTCGGCCGTGGTTCCTGCTTCCACTGACACGCGCGCCCTGACCTCCGGAGGAAGCACCTCGTCGCGGTAACCCTGCGGCTGACGGGAGAAAAGGAACCAACTGGGAAGCGAGACCACCCGCGTTGGCACGCCCTCCGCCTGGAGCACCGCGCGCGCCTGCACGGCAACCCCCACCTCGGAGCCGCTCGCGATGAGGATCGCCTCCGGGTCGCCGCCGTCCGCTTCCAGCAGGACGTAGCCGCCGCGGTGCAGCCCGCTCGCGGGGGCCGCCTCGTCGCGGTCGATGATCGCCACCGCCTGGCGGGTGAGCGCCAGGAAGCTGGGCCCGCCGGCGTACGCGAGCGCCGCCCGCCACGCCTCCGCCGTCTCGGGCCCGTCGCCGGGTCGCAGGTCGAGCACGCCCGGGATCGCGCGCAGTGACATCAGCTGCTCGATGGGCTGGTGGGTGGGGCCGTCCTCGCCCACGCCGATGCTGTCGTGGGTGAACACGTAGGTGACCGGCACATGCATGAGCGCCGCCAGCCGGATCGACGGGCGCATGTAGTCCGAGAAGATGAGGAAGGTGCCCCCGTACGGGCGCACGCCGCCGTGCAGGGCCAGCCCGTTCAGGATGCCGCCCATGGCGTGCTCGCGGACGCCGAAATGGATGGTGCGCGCGCCCGGCGTCCCGGCGAGCAGGTTGTCCTCCCAGGGCAGAGTGGTCTTGTTGGAGCCGGCCAGGTCGGCCGAGCCGCCCAGCAGGTTGGGGATGCGCCGGCCCAGTCCCTGAAGCACCTGCCCGGAGTACACGCGGGTCGCGAGCGGCTTCGGCGGCGCGCTCAGGTCGGGGATGTCCGCGTCCCAGTCGGCCGGCAGCTCGCCCGCCAGGGCCGCCCGCAGCTCCTCGGCCGCGGCCGGATGCTCCGCCCGGTAGGCCTCCCACCGGCCCCGCCACTCCTCCTCCAGCCCCGCCCCCCGCGCCGCCGTCTCCCGCCAGTGCGCCAGCGCTTCCGCCTCCACGTGGAAGGGGTCGCCGGACGGGTAGCCCAGGTTGCGCTTGGTGGCGCCCACCTCCTCCACCCCCAGCGGCGCGCCGTGCGACGACGACGACCCCGCCTTGCCGGGGCTGCCGTACCCGATGGTGGTGCGCACGACCACCAGGGAAGGCCGCTCCGTCTCCGCCCTTGCCCCCGCGACCGCCGCGTCGAGAGCGGCCAGGTCGGTGCCGTCGTCCACCCGGCGCACGTCCCACCCGTACGAGCGGAAGCGCTGCTCGTGGTCGGTGGAGCAGGAGAGGTCCGTCCCGCCGTCGATGGTGACCTGATTGTCGTCGAACACCCAGATCAGCTTGCCCAGACGCTGGTGTCCGGCGAACTCCGCCGCCTCGTGCGAGATCCCCTCCATGAGGTCGCCGTCGGAGCAGAGCGCCCAGGTGTGATGGTCCACCACGGCGTGCCCGGGCCGGTTGAACCGGTGCGCCAGCCAGCGCTCGGCGAGCGCCATCCCCACCGAATTCGCCACTCCCTGACCGAGCGGGCCGGTAGTGGTCTCGACTCCCACCGTGTGCCCGTATTCCGGGTGCCCGGGTGTGCGTGAACCCCACTGCCGGAACTGCCGGATCTCCTCCAGCGGCAGGTCGTATCCGGTCAGATGCAGCAGCGAGTAGATGAGCATCGACGCGTGCCCCGCCGACAGCACGAAGCGGTCTCTGTTGCTCCACTCCGGGTTCGCCGGGTTGTGGCGCAGGTGCCGGGTCCAGAGCAGATACCCCACCGGCGCCAACCCCATCGGAGCCCCCGGATGCCCGGAGTTGGCCTTCTGCACGGCGTCCATGGAGAGCACGCGCACGGCGTCGACGGCGAGCCGCGAGAGTGCGGGGTCAGGAAGCGGGGAAGCGGGCATTTCAGCCTTTCCTCAGGATGCGGGAGCAAATACGCAAAATGCGTAAATTGTGTAAAACGCATAGTCGACGGGCGGCGAGGACGTGGAACGTCGCATCAGCGGATGGGGTTCGCGTGGCGCGGCCGCGCGTCGGGACGGAACAACCTCACCCGACCACCAGGTTGATCAGCCGCCCCGGCACGTAGATCACCCGTCGCACGGACCCGTTCTGGAGGAAGCGCGCGACGTTCTCCTGCTCGCGCGCGAGCGCCTCCGCATCGTCCCGGCTCATCTCCGAAGGCCCCTCGATGGTGCCGCGCACCTTGCCGTTGACCTGTACCGCAAGCTTGACGATGCGCCGCCTGGCCTTCTCGGGATCGTATTCGGGCCAGCGGGCGCGTCCGAAGACGCCGCCTCCATGCCCGAGCCGCTCCCACAGCTCCTCGGCGATGTGCGGCGCGAAGGGCGCCACCATCAGCACCACGGGCTCGATCTCGGCCCGCGCCGGCCGCCGTCCCCCCGCGCGCACCGCGTTCAGGTACTCCATCATCCCCGAGATGCAGGTGTTGTACTGGAGGTCCGCGATCTGGCGCGTCACCTGCTCGATGGTGCGGTGGAGCTGCCCCTCGAGGCGGGGATCGGGGTCCGCGTCGTTGTCCGCGGCGCGCAGCACGGCGTCCCAGAGCCTCCTCAGAAAGCCCAGCGGTCCCCGGATGCCGTCGTCGCGATAGTCCCCGCCCTCGGTGAAGGGTCCCAGGAACATCAGGTACAGGCGGAAGGTGTCGGCGCCGAATTCCTCGATGACCGGATCGGGCGTGACCACGTTGCCCCTGGTCTTCGACATCTTGCGCCCGTCCTTGACGATGATGCCGTGGGCGCGGAAGCGGGTGAAGGGCTCCTCGAAGTCCAGCAGCCCGATGTCGTGAAGCGCCATGGTGATGAAGCGCGCGTACATCAGGTGCAGCACCGCGTGCTCGTTGCCGCCGATGTAGCTGTTCACCGGCAGCCAGCGCCGGGTGATGTCGGGGTCGAAGGCGATTGCGTCGTCTCCGACCGAGGGATAGCGCAGGAAATACCAGGAGCTGTCCAGGAAGGTGTCCGAGACGTCGGTCTCGCGGCGCGCGGCGGCTCCGCAGGCCGGACAGTCCACGCTGTACCACGACTCCACGCGCGCGAGCGGGCTCACGCCGTCGTCGTCGGGCTTGAAGTCCTCGACGCGGGGAAGGATCACCGGCAGTTCGCGCTCGGGAACCGGGACTGCGCCGCACTCGGGGCAGTACACGATGGGGATGGGCGGGCCCCAGTAGCGCTGGCGCGATATGCACCAGTCGCGCAACTGGTAGTTGACCTGCTGCTCGCCCAGTCCCCGCTCCGCCAGGTCGGCGGTGATGGCGGCCTTCCCCTCCGCGACGCTCATCCCGTCGAAGCGGCCGGAGTTGACCATGTGGCCGGCATCGTGGTCGGTGTAGGCTTCGTCGAGCGGGGTGTCGGCGTCGTCGTCCGGTCCCGCCACCACGCGCACCACCGGCAATCCGAACTCGTTCGCGAACTCGAAGTCGCGCTCGTCGTGGCCGGGCACCGCCATGATCGCCCCGGTGCCGTACCCCGCCAGCACGTAGTCGGCGATCCAGATCGGGATTTCGGCCCCGGTTGCGGGGTTCACGCAGTAGCCTCCGGTGAAGACGCCGGTCTTCTTCTCGCCGGCGGTCTTCTGGCGGCTGACCACGTCCATCGCGGCCACGCGGTCCACGTACGCGCGCACGTCGTCGCGGTGGGACGGGGCGGTGATGCGCTCCACCAGCGGGTGCTCGGGCGCGAGTACCATGTACGTCGCCCCGAAGATCGTGTCCGGGCGGGTGGTGAAGACCTCGATCACGTCATCCGAGCCGGCCACCGGGAATACGAGTCGGGCGCCCTCGCTGCGGCCGATCCAGTTGGCCTGCGCCTTGCGCGTCGACTCCGACCAGTCGATGTGGTCCAGGTTGTTGAGCAGCCGCTGCGAGTAGTCGCTGATGCGGAAGAACCACTGCGCGATCACG
This region of Gammaproteobacteria bacterium genomic DNA includes:
- the leuS gene encoding leucine--tRNA ligase — translated: MEERPSPSYSPSQVEAKWQRIWEERGANSFSTEELRGSRSPYFNLMMFPYPSAEGLHVGNIYAFTGADIHGRFQRLRGHDVFEPIGFDAFGIHSENFALKHGTHPMDLIPANVANFTRQLRRIGGMFDWDHSVDTTAPDYYRWTQWIFLKLFEAGLAERKKAPVNWCTSCKTVLANEQVEDGRCERCDATVEQRVIAQWFFRISDYSQRLLNNLDHIDWSESTRKAQANWIGRSEGARLVFPVAGSDDVIEVFTTRPDTIFGATYMVLAPEHPLVERITAPSHRDDVRAYVDRVAAMDVVSRQKTAGEKKTGVFTGGYCVNPATGAEIPIWIADYVLAGYGTGAIMAVPGHDERDFEFANEFGLPVVRVVAGPDDDADTPLDEAYTDHDAGHMVNSGRFDGMSVAEGKAAITADLAERGLGEQQVNYQLRDWCISRQRYWGPPIPIVYCPECGAVPVPERELPVILPRVEDFKPDDDGVSPLARVESWYSVDCPACGAAARRETDVSDTFLDSSWYFLRYPSVGDDAIAFDPDITRRWLPVNSYIGGNEHAVLHLMYARFITMALHDIGLLDFEEPFTRFRAHGIIVKDGRKMSKTRGNVVTPDPVIEEFGADTFRLYLMFLGPFTEGGDYRDDGIRGPLGFLRRLWDAVLRAADNDADPDPRLEGQLHRTIEQVTRQIADLQYNTCISGMMEYLNAVRAGGRRPARAEIEPVVLMVAPFAPHIAEELWERLGHGGGVFGRARWPEYDPEKARRRIVKLAVQVNGKVRGTIEGPSEMSRDDAEALAREQENVARFLQNGSVRRVIYVPGRLINLVVG
- the tkt gene encoding transketolase; amino-acid sequence: MPASPLPDPALSRLAVDAVRVLSMDAVQKANSGHPGAPMGLAPVGYLLWTRHLRHNPANPEWSNRDRFVLSAGHASMLIYSLLHLTGYDLPLEEIRQFRQWGSRTPGHPEYGHTVGVETTTGPLGQGVANSVGMALAERWLAHRFNRPGHAVVDHHTWALCSDGDLMEGISHEAAEFAGHQRLGKLIWVFDDNQVTIDGGTDLSCSTDHEQRFRSYGWDVRRVDDGTDLAALDAAVAGARAETERPSLVVVRTTIGYGSPGKAGSSSSHGAPLGVEEVGATKRNLGYPSGDPFHVEAEALAHWRETAARGAGLEEEWRGRWEAYRAEHPAAAEELRAALAGELPADWDADIPDLSAPPKPLATRVYSGQVLQGLGRRIPNLLGGSADLAGSNKTTLPWEDNLLAGTPGARTIHFGVREHAMGGILNGLALHGGVRPYGGTFLIFSDYMRPSIRLAALMHVPVTYVFTHDSIGVGEDGPTHQPIEQLMSLRAIPGVLDLRPGDGPETAEAWRAALAYAGGPSFLALTRQAVAIIDRDEAAPASGLHRGGYVLLEADGGDPEAILIASGSEVGVAVQARAVLQAEGVPTRVVSLPSWFLFSRQPQGYRDEVLPPEVRARVSVEAGTTADWTRWTGDRGASVGIDHFGASAPGAVLFEKFGITTEAVVAKARALARVPEPVPG